Proteins encoded together in one Oncorhynchus mykiss isolate Arlee chromosome 7, USDA_OmykA_1.1, whole genome shotgun sequence window:
- the si:dkeyp-87e7.4 gene encoding uncharacterized protein si:dkeyp-87e7.4, whose translation MNYTEPVVEKAVNSWSRIASAGQTVLFEALQILNPMSKDLSDTEELVSFVQGLKEEGHKPKVLRSKDVYGYRSCTAKTLPEDTCSMDVASKGPRPGKKRGRKSKKKKKRKECNNYASWSSASESHKRSVFSRPPILTMHPAQVQQQYLKLTNVTGLTRGHAARMQIHSQPPTLSGIPVLPSPNTGRTPKAVAMVGQRYHASCPEWNRALIGDSAPVIYGNGRGVYNYKTDVSNHRRSWTDDQSLWMMNRQEECRLDGNSLRWKVIKVDDCVTVEELRRKAQRILQVNLSPVIQIRPLYETLAEYQRERYLQ comes from the coding sequence ATGAATTACACAGAACCGGTTGTGGAGAAGGCCGTCAACTCCTGGTCCAGAATAGCCTCAGCGGGACAGACTGTCCTTTTCGAGGCGTTACAGATCCTCAACCCTATGTCGAAAGATCTTTCAGACACCGAGGAACTGGTATCCTTTGTGCAGGGACTTAAGGAAGAGGGCCATAAGCCCAAAGTGCTACGGAGCAAAGATGTGTACGGTTACAGGTCATGTACAGCGAAAACCCTCCCGGAAGACACGTGCTCTATGGACGTAGCCAGCAAGGGTCCAAGGCCAGGCAAGAAGAGGGGACGGAAGAGtaagaagaaaaagaaaagaaaggagTGTAACAATTACGCATCGTGGAGTAGTGCATCAGAATCTCACAAGAGATCTGTCTTTTCCAGACCTCCGATTCTGACTATGCATCCTGCCCAGGTGCAGCAGCAGTACCTGAAACTAACGAACGTTACAGGTTTAACGAGAGGTCACGCTGCGAGAATGCAGATTCACTCTCAACCTCCAACACTTTCGGGAATACCGGTACTGCCGTCGCCGAACACGGGTAGAACACCCAAAGCTGTGGCCATGGTTGGTCAAAGGTACCATGCCTCCTGTCCGGAATGGAACAGAGCCCTTATCGGCGATTCTGCCCCCGTGATCTATGGGAACGGCCGAGGAGTTTACAACTACAAGACTGATGTGTCAAACCACAGACGGTCCTGGACGGATGACCAATCTCTGTGGATGATGAACCGTCAGGAGGAGTGTCGGCTGGACGGGAACAGTTTGAGGTGGAAGGTGATCAAAGTGGACGATTGCGTCACGGTTGAGGAACTGAGAAGGAAGGCCCAGAGGATCTTACAGGTGAACCTGTCCCCTGTGATACAGATACGCCCGCTGTATGAAACTCTAGCTGAATACCAGCGTGAACGATATCTCCAGTAA